ATGAATATCGATTACATAATCAGCATCCAAACATAAAGATTGTAGCTGATAGCGATATCGTTCGTTAAAAGGCGCTCCGCTGGAAGAGTTAATTTTTTCTAAAAGTTTGTCAAAACTTGTTTTAATACGTTTAAGATATTCGTTCTGTATAGTATCAATTCCAAGATTGATGTGAAATTTGGCAAATTTTTCTAAATTTTCACATTCTTTTTCATAGTCCCAAAAAATACGGTTCCAGTCTTTCCCATCAAATATATTGTATCGACCTGTAGAAAAGTAATGAGTCCGCTGATTGGTACTAATTGGATTGCAGACAGGAACCAGCCAAATTTCACCGTTGAGTTGGGTATCATTGAGCGTGATTAAAAACTCGATTAGTTGGTGAATAACTGCATTACCAACAATTTCCGCACCATGTAGATTGGCTTGCAAATATGCTTTTTTGCCAGGGTTAGCACTGATGAATTTATAAACTTGAATTGATAAGCGATCGCCTGAAGCAAGTTGCTGAATGGGAACTGTAGAAATAGTAGGAATCATCGATAAAATATCTTACATTAATCTGCCTTGACGAAGAGAAATCGCGGCTATACAGACGAAACATACCTACGTAGGTTTTAATGCTATCTGCGAAAGCAGACTTTGTTTGTATAGCTGCGATTACGAACATCGCTAGATAATTTACAAACAAATCATGTACCGGGTAAGGTACGCAAACGCTCATCCAAATGAATGCGATCGCTTAAAGCATGAAGTAATGGGCCATGAGCGCCAAACTCCACTATACTGACCGAACCCACGGGACATCCCAAGCGAAAGCGAAAGCGTCCGACATCAATTCCTAGCAAGCTACAGAGCATAATCCGGATAGTCGCTTTGTGTGCAACAATCAAAACATTGCCGTTGCTAAACCGCTGCTTGATTTCTTCAATCACTTGTAACGAACGGTGAGCGATCGCTACCGCTAATTCTCCTTCAGTCGGCGGATACCAAGCGGGATCGGCAGTCCAGCGAATATAATCATCGTGATACTCCCGGTCAACTGTTTCTACAGTTTTTCCTTCCCAATTGCCATAGTTAATCTCCTTCAAACCGTCCCGCAATTCCATCTGCATCCCCACAGCTTCACACAGCGGTTTTGCAGTTGCTACGGTACGCCGCATCGGACTACAAAAAATAGCATTCCAGGGTAGGGAACGGTAAGCAACAGCAAAAGCTTTTGCCATCTCTACACCATCTGGGGTCAAATCTGGATCTATGGAACCACAGAAAACATTATCTCGGCTGCGGTCTGTCTGTCCGTGGCGGAGGAAATAAAGCTTTAGACTCAAGGTAGTTTTCTCCGATTATCTGAGTTAAGGATACAACCACCTTTGGGATAATGATGTTTTTACGCGCACCCTTATCTAGCCTCAAAGAGTTTAGCGTCAACTATCAGAATCATAGGGAAACGGCTTACTTGTATCGAAAATATCAGCGAATTCGTCCTTAGTCATCCCAGTTTCAGCCAGTATCCGATTTATTGACTCACTGCTACTTGCTTCGTCCTCCACCTTTTTGGTTGCGATCGCGCAGTAGTCACATTCTAAGCTAGTTTTCACTGAGGTGAGTTGAGAGCGATCATCCCAATACAATTAAATTATTTCTATGATGAAGTGAAGGCACTAAGGAAATAAAAATGACTGTGTATGACGAAACCATAGCTAAGATTCGCCAACTTCCAGAGTCAGTTGTCCAAGAAGTCAACGATTTTATAGACTTTTTGCAGATGAAAAAAGACAGCGAGCGCTCTTCATTCTCGATGCAGCTTACCGAGAATATGGAAATCGCTGAATCAGATTTTTCCGATTATCTGTCTAATTTAGAAGATTATGAGGAACGTCTATCGCGTGGAGAAATCCAGTGGTAGCGATCGTACGGGGAGATGTAGTTTTATGCGATCTTAACCCGGTAATAGGGACAGAACAGGCAGGGATAAGACCTGTTGTAATTGTACAGATCGATCGAGCTAATGCGGTCAGCCCTCATACTATCATTGCCCCTTGTACGACGAAGATTCGTCGTGCGCTTTTGCCATCTCACGTTTTCGTTCCCGCGGGGGTTGGCGGCTTAAACCAAGATTCAGTGATACTTTGCGAACAGATTCGAGTGGTAGATAAATCCAGAATAATTAAAGTGCTAGGTCATTTGAACAATTCTTACCTGCAAGAATTAGCTACAGCCTTGTGCGCCATTCTTAATTTATTTAGAGGTGAAGGAGAAGATTTAAGCAGCTAAGCTGTTACTAACCTGATGGAAGGGTGACGTGCGAACGCCATGAAATTTTCATGACGCTCGTACTTGGATGAACAGCTCCAAATCTGACCTTTATTAAAGGCTGCATTGGAATAACGAATGTATGAACTAGGAGGAAGTAAAGCTTATTGTCAGTGGTAGTTAGACCGTTGGGTTACTACGCAAGTACCCGCCCCCCTGCTCTGTGCTTAGATTAGTAGAAGTGTTATCGTCACCATCACGCCAATATCCCTCAACATGGGTTCCATCTGCTCGGTCATAATCATTAACCCAGTGAGGATCAACTTGGTGGACATTAGACTCCCCTTCCGAAACATCTTCGAGGAATGCAACCTCGGTATAACTGACTATGTCTCTAGCAGTTTCTACTGTGTCGCCTACCACTTCAGCAGCAAAAACTGGTTCACCGCCTATATCCAAGAGTACGTCTCCGATCCCAATAGCAAGCGTACTGATCAAGACAGTCTTAGCGAGTTCTTTAGCACCGTGACCAGCTGATTCTAAGTCATTGTTAAGTACACCATTAACCACCTGTCCTGCATTGCTGGCAGTGTGTGAGATTGTTCGTCCAACTCCTGTAGCTGTAATCTTAACTACACGCCCAGCTTCGCC
This genomic window from Coleofasciculus sp. FACHB-T130 contains:
- a CDS encoding type II toxin-antitoxin system PemK/MazF family toxin; this encodes MVAIVRGDVVLCDLNPVIGTEQAGIRPVVIVQIDRANAVSPHTIIAPCTTKIRRALLPSHVFVPAGVGGLNQDSVILCEQIRVVDKSRIIKVLGHLNNSYLQELATALCAILNLFRGEGEDLSS
- a CDS encoding DUF2281 domain-containing protein translates to MTVYDETIAKIRQLPESVVQEVNDFIDFLQMKKDSERSSFSMQLTENMEIAESDFSDYLSNLEDYEERLSRGEIQW
- a CDS encoding histidine phosphatase family protein — encoded protein: MSLKLYFLRHGQTDRSRDNVFCGSIDPDLTPDGVEMAKAFAVAYRSLPWNAIFCSPMRRTVATAKPLCEAVGMQMELRDGLKEINYGNWEGKTVETVDREYHDDYIRWTADPAWYPPTEGELAVAIAHRSLQVIEEIKQRFSNGNVLIVAHKATIRIMLCSLLGIDVGRFRFRLGCPVGSVSIVEFGAHGPLLHALSDRIHLDERLRTLPGT